From Micromonospora sp. NBC_01699, a single genomic window includes:
- a CDS encoding carbohydrate ABC transporter permease: protein MALTTAPSSTPRATGPVRTPADQRGSGRIWQREGLAGYVFLSPWLIGLLAITAVPMLLSLYLSFTNYDILTPWSEIEWVGLANYERMFTSDASYWHAVQVTLSFALIAVPLKLAAALGVALLLNRAWRGVGLFRGLFYLPSLLGGSVALAIVWVSMFNRDGAFNSFLGLFGIEGKPWVNDPDWALETLMVLAIWQFGAPMVIFLAGLKQVPTELYEAASVDGAGKVRQFLSVTLPMLSPVIFFNLVLETINGFQGFTSAFVLSNGTGGPVDSTLMYTLNLYIKGFVDLEMGYASAMAWVFLLAIAVITVVLFSTGRFWVHYSDGEDR from the coding sequence GTGGCGCTGACCACGGCGCCCAGCTCGACTCCGCGCGCCACCGGCCCCGTCCGGACCCCCGCTGACCAGCGCGGGTCCGGACGGATCTGGCAACGCGAGGGTCTGGCCGGGTACGTTTTCCTGTCGCCGTGGCTGATCGGCCTGCTGGCCATCACGGCGGTCCCCATGCTTCTGTCGCTCTACCTGAGCTTCACCAACTACGACATCCTCACCCCCTGGTCCGAAATCGAGTGGGTGGGGCTGGCCAACTACGAACGGATGTTCACCAGCGACGCGTCGTACTGGCACGCCGTGCAGGTGACGCTCTCGTTCGCGCTGATCGCCGTACCGCTGAAGCTGGCCGCCGCCCTCGGCGTGGCGCTGCTGCTCAACCGCGCCTGGCGCGGCGTCGGGTTGTTCCGCGGCCTGTTCTATCTGCCGTCGCTGCTCGGCGGCAGCGTGGCGTTGGCCATCGTCTGGGTCAGCATGTTCAACCGGGACGGGGCGTTCAACTCGTTCCTCGGCCTCTTCGGCATCGAGGGCAAGCCCTGGGTGAACGACCCGGACTGGGCCCTGGAAACCCTGATGGTGCTGGCCATCTGGCAGTTCGGCGCACCAATGGTGATCTTCCTGGCCGGGCTGAAGCAGGTGCCGACCGAGCTGTACGAGGCCGCGTCGGTGGACGGGGCCGGCAAGGTCCGGCAGTTCCTCAGCGTCACCCTGCCGATGCTCTCACCGGTCATCTTCTTCAACCTGGTACTCGAAACGATCAACGGCTTCCAGGGCTTCACCTCGGCATTCGTGCTCAGCAACGGCACCGGCGGACCGGTCGACTCCACCCTGATGTACACCCTGAACCTCTACATCAAGGGCTTCGTCGATCTGGAGATGGGCTACGCCTCGGCGATGGCCTGGGTCTTCCTGCTCGCCATCGCGGTGATCACCGTCGTGCTGTTCAGCACCGGCAGGTTCTGGGTGCACTACTCCGACGGGGAGGACCGCTGA
- a CDS encoding carbohydrate ABC transporter permease has protein sequence MVTQTEAPAPTAALAPTSARRPSGTGRHLGRLLILVAILAVVLYPLFWMIGTSVKSPEEIVNNIGLLPREFTPGNYSDGWSNFDVSFGRFFLNSAMVSLLTVLGNALSCLLAAYAFARLRFRLRGFWFAIMIGTLLLPGHVLIVPQYILFRTFDMVGGPWPYLPLVVPQFLATEAFFVFLMVQFIRGIPRELDEAAKIDGASPFGIFRYVILPLSRPALVTTAIFSFIWTWNDFFRQLVYLSDLEDYTVPVALTLFIDSTSQSAVGPMFAMSVLSLLPVFLFFVAFQRMLVEGLNTSGLKG, from the coding sequence ATGGTTACCCAGACCGAGGCCCCGGCCCCGACGGCGGCGCTCGCGCCGACCTCGGCCCGGCGTCCCAGCGGCACCGGCCGGCACCTCGGCCGGCTGCTCATCCTGGTCGCGATCCTCGCGGTCGTGCTCTACCCGCTGTTCTGGATGATCGGTACGTCGGTCAAGTCGCCCGAGGAGATCGTCAACAACATCGGGCTGCTGCCCCGGGAGTTCACCCCCGGCAACTACTCCGACGGCTGGAGCAACTTCGACGTCAGCTTCGGCCGGTTCTTCCTCAACAGCGCGATGGTCAGCCTGCTCACCGTGCTCGGCAACGCGCTCTCCTGCCTGCTCGCCGCGTACGCCTTCGCCCGGCTCAGGTTCCGGCTGCGCGGCTTCTGGTTCGCCATCATGATCGGGACATTGCTCCTGCCCGGCCATGTGCTGATCGTGCCGCAGTACATCCTGTTCCGGACCTTCGACATGGTCGGCGGGCCGTGGCCGTACCTGCCGCTGGTCGTGCCGCAGTTCCTGGCCACCGAGGCGTTCTTCGTCTTCCTGATGGTCCAGTTCATCCGCGGCATCCCGCGCGAACTGGACGAGGCGGCGAAGATCGACGGAGCCAGCCCGTTCGGCATCTTCCGGTACGTCATCCTGCCGCTGAGCCGACCGGCCCTGGTCACCACGGCGATCTTCTCGTTCATCTGGACCTGGAACGACTTCTTCCGGCAACTGGTCTACCTCTCCGACCTGGAGGACTACACCGTGCCGGTGGCGCTCACCCTGTTCATCGACTCGACCAGCCAGAGCGCGGTCGGCCCGATGTTCGCCATGTCCGTACTCTCCCTGCTGCCGGTGTTCCTCTTCTTCGTGGCCTTCCAGCGCATGCTGGTGGAGGGCCTCAACACCAGCGGCCTGAAGGGGTGA
- a CDS encoding Hsp70 family protein — MAAQDGGYALGVDLGTSNTVAVLRWPDGRTRPLLFDGQPVMPSGVFLDATGLLHVGRDAQRLAQADPGRYDPNPKRRIDEPGVLLGDAEVATVDLLAGLLRAVAQAAVEAVGFLPPAALTYPASWGARRRGALATAVARAGWPPVRAVDGGTGAGVGTAADGGGTVLVAEPVAAARYFAEVLRRPVPVGAAIGVFDFGGGTLDVAVVRNEGIDHGGRARFVVVGSGGLSELGGLDLDAALVEQIGRLVGAGQPEAWRQLAAPESSTGWRNRRQFWDDVRGAKEMLSRTTVAPVAVPGVEQAVHLTRDELERLATPLLRRAVFEAASVIGHCGLRPDQLAGLFLVGGSSRVPLVARLLHAELGVAPTVLEQPELPVAEGALAELTMRVGTSGPVPGASDPVMVGAVAGASDPTVAGALLPVSGVPVSGVPVSALPVSGVPASGVPGSGVPGTAYAGGVGRAGRWRGRRAVLIGAGAVLALAGVVTAAVLYFTRDGYSDIAFEPFHDVGVGIPLGEERPYYSWTGLTGNRAYIAYQREDKRLEVIAAKAGTGSREWQVTTEVVADGWDGIVALPRGLVLRTEEASGSDSRELVVLDPADGGEMWRRTIGGDDSVLYFDRTLVLVDRVAKQLVGLDLGTGKARWDEPSPVDTYGNATTSVYPVTVPDDLGEAADAEGGRAPVGGAKPKIVQIGADRSARVIDVNSGEVLRSKESVATYTDLAVAHDGRLYVTPKESGYRVMAYDLERMGEPKVLHTAAEQHYPDTLVACGGDRVCLLDRENFDIEKTELVSIGSKDGDGATEDIWRKPAPKADRVVAVGEHVLVAGGSPEVSTIYRPDGTQVLSKEGVGVRLDGGNLLLFADNLSTSTDDVSVAGVRVSSAAPFELGELRDVRPSACSWNTSVIVCPGETALLFRSFVEN; from the coding sequence ATGGCAGCGCAGGACGGCGGCTACGCGCTCGGCGTTGATCTTGGTACGTCGAACACGGTGGCGGTGTTGCGCTGGCCGGACGGGCGGACCCGGCCACTGCTGTTCGACGGGCAGCCGGTCATGCCGTCGGGGGTTTTCCTCGATGCGACCGGTCTGCTGCACGTGGGGCGGGACGCGCAGCGGCTGGCTCAGGCGGATCCGGGACGTTACGACCCGAACCCGAAACGGCGGATCGACGAGCCGGGTGTGCTGCTCGGTGACGCCGAGGTGGCCACGGTGGATCTGCTGGCCGGACTGTTGCGGGCGGTGGCGCAGGCCGCCGTCGAGGCGGTCGGCTTCCTGCCGCCGGCGGCGCTGACGTACCCGGCGAGTTGGGGTGCCCGGCGTCGGGGTGCGCTGGCCACGGCGGTGGCGCGGGCCGGGTGGCCGCCGGTGCGGGCGGTCGACGGCGGGACGGGGGCCGGCGTCGGGACGGCTGCCGATGGCGGCGGTACGGTGCTGGTGGCGGAGCCGGTGGCGGCGGCCCGGTACTTCGCGGAGGTTCTGCGGCGTCCGGTGCCGGTGGGTGCGGCGATCGGGGTCTTCGACTTCGGCGGCGGGACCCTCGACGTCGCGGTCGTACGCAACGAGGGAATCGACCACGGTGGACGGGCCCGGTTTGTCGTGGTCGGCTCGGGCGGGCTGTCCGAGCTGGGCGGGCTCGATCTGGACGCGGCCCTGGTGGAGCAGATCGGTCGGCTGGTCGGTGCCGGGCAACCGGAGGCGTGGCGGCAGCTCGCGGCGCCGGAGAGCAGCACCGGGTGGCGCAACCGGCGGCAGTTCTGGGACGACGTACGCGGCGCGAAGGAGATGCTCTCTCGTACGACGGTCGCACCGGTCGCGGTGCCCGGGGTGGAGCAGGCGGTGCACCTGACCCGGGACGAGCTGGAACGGCTGGCCACCCCACTGCTGCGGCGCGCCGTCTTCGAGGCCGCCTCGGTGATTGGCCACTGTGGATTACGGCCGGACCAGCTCGCCGGGTTGTTCCTGGTCGGCGGGTCGTCCCGGGTGCCACTGGTGGCCCGCCTGCTGCACGCCGAGCTCGGTGTGGCGCCGACTGTGCTGGAGCAGCCGGAACTACCGGTGGCGGAGGGCGCACTCGCCGAGCTGACGATGCGGGTCGGCACCTCGGGGCCGGTGCCGGGAGCGTCGGATCCCGTCATGGTCGGAGCGGTGGCGGGGGCTTCGGATCCCACGGTGGCGGGAGCGCTGCTTCCGGTGTCGGGGGTTCCGGTGTCGGGGGTTCCCGTGTCGGCGCTTCCGGTGTCAGGGGTCCCCGCGTCCGGGGTGCCGGGTTCCGGGGTGCCGGGAACGGCGTACGCGGGGGGTGTTGGTCGGGCGGGTCGCTGGCGGGGGCGGCGGGCGGTGCTGATCGGTGCGGGCGCCGTGCTCGCGTTGGCGGGGGTGGTGACCGCGGCGGTGCTCTACTTCACCCGCGACGGTTACTCGGACATCGCGTTCGAGCCCTTCCATGACGTCGGCGTGGGGATCCCGCTGGGGGAGGAGCGGCCGTACTACAGCTGGACCGGGCTGACCGGGAACCGGGCGTACATCGCCTACCAGCGGGAGGACAAGCGGCTGGAGGTGATCGCCGCGAAGGCCGGTACGGGCAGCCGGGAGTGGCAGGTGACGACGGAGGTGGTCGCGGACGGGTGGGACGGCATCGTCGCCCTGCCGCGCGGGTTGGTGCTGCGCACCGAGGAGGCGAGCGGGTCCGATTCGCGGGAGTTGGTGGTGCTGGACCCGGCCGACGGTGGCGAGATGTGGCGGCGCACCATCGGCGGTGACGACTCGGTGCTGTACTTCGACCGGACGCTGGTGCTGGTCGACCGGGTCGCGAAGCAGCTGGTCGGGCTCGATCTGGGCACCGGAAAGGCGCGCTGGGACGAGCCGAGCCCGGTGGACACGTACGGCAACGCGACGACCTCGGTCTATCCGGTGACCGTGCCCGATGACCTGGGCGAGGCGGCGGACGCGGAGGGTGGACGGGCACCCGTCGGCGGGGCGAAGCCGAAGATCGTACAGATCGGCGCGGACCGTTCGGCACGGGTGATCGACGTGAACAGCGGCGAGGTGCTCAGGTCGAAGGAGAGTGTGGCGACCTACACCGATCTCGCGGTGGCGCACGACGGCCGGTTGTACGTCACGCCCAAGGAGAGCGGCTACCGGGTGATGGCATACGACCTGGAGCGGATGGGGGAGCCGAAGGTCCTGCACACCGCCGCCGAGCAGCACTACCCGGACACGTTGGTGGCCTGTGGTGGGGACCGGGTCTGCCTGCTGGACCGGGAGAACTTCGACATCGAGAAGACCGAACTGGTGTCGATCGGGTCGAAGGACGGCGACGGGGCCACGGAGGACATCTGGCGCAAGCCAGCTCCCAAGGCCGACAGGGTGGTCGCGGTGGGCGAGCACGTGCTGGTGGCGGGCGGATCGCCGGAGGTCAGCACCATCTACCGTCCCGACGGGACCCAGGTGCTCAGCAAGGAGGGGGTCGGGGTACGGCTCGACGGCGGCAACCTGCTGCTCTTCGCCGACAACCTCTCCACCAGCACGGACGACGTCAGCGTTGCCGGCGTACGGGTCAGCTCGGCCGCGCCGTTCGAGCTGGGCGAGCTGCGGGACGTACGACCGTCAGCCTGTTCCTGGAACACCTCGGTAATCGTCTGCCCAGGCGAAACGGCGCTCCTCTTCCGTAGCTTCGTAGAAAACTAG
- the rlmB gene encoding 23S rRNA (guanosine(2251)-2'-O)-methyltransferase RlmB — translation MAGNSQRRGRRVTAKKGAPAGSGGKNRASLAGRGRTLPADERPWHKGYSGTEQVPERTAWKQDKERRAAAEEGRAPKIGQPGTKDTTWGAGGGGSGRGSRAAGTGRGAGAARGAGGRGGPKQPSRGPRVAPGRKSNPAKDAPELLVGRNPVVEALRANVPATALYIAQGIEVDDRVNELVRIAADRGIAILEISRAELDRMTGGVLHQGVGIQVPPFAYQSFDDLLTASLEQTAPLLVALDGVTDPRNLGAVIRSAAAFGAQGIFVPERRAAGITATAWRTSAGAAARVPVSQVVNLTRSLKACQEAGFMVVGLDADGETDLYDLEAAVGPLVVVVGSEGRGLSRLVGATCDLRVSIPMMSEVESLNASVAAAVTLAEVARRRAAV, via the coding sequence ATGGCCGGCAACTCACAGCGGCGTGGTCGGCGGGTGACCGCCAAGAAGGGCGCTCCCGCCGGATCCGGCGGCAAGAACCGGGCCTCGCTCGCCGGCCGGGGTCGGACCCTGCCCGCCGACGAACGCCCCTGGCACAAGGGCTACTCCGGCACCGAGCAGGTGCCGGAGCGCACCGCCTGGAAGCAGGACAAGGAGCGCCGGGCGGCGGCCGAGGAGGGCCGCGCCCCGAAGATCGGTCAGCCGGGCACGAAGGACACCACCTGGGGCGCCGGTGGCGGCGGCAGTGGCCGGGGCAGTCGGGCCGCCGGTACGGGCCGGGGTGCCGGTGCCGCACGGGGCGCGGGTGGCCGGGGTGGCCCGAAGCAGCCGAGCCGGGGACCCCGGGTCGCGCCGGGGCGCAAGTCGAACCCGGCCAAGGACGCGCCGGAGTTGCTGGTCGGGCGGAACCCGGTGGTCGAGGCGCTGCGGGCGAACGTGCCGGCGACCGCGCTCTACATCGCGCAGGGCATCGAGGTCGACGACCGGGTGAACGAGCTGGTCCGGATCGCCGCGGACCGGGGCATCGCGATCCTGGAGATCAGCCGGGCCGAGTTGGACCGGATGACCGGCGGGGTGCTGCACCAGGGTGTCGGCATCCAGGTGCCGCCGTTCGCGTACCAGTCGTTCGACGACCTGCTCACCGCGTCGCTGGAACAGACCGCGCCGCTGCTGGTGGCGCTCGACGGGGTGACCGACCCGCGCAACCTCGGCGCGGTGATCCGCTCGGCGGCGGCGTTCGGCGCCCAGGGGATCTTCGTACCGGAACGTCGGGCGGCGGGCATCACCGCGACCGCGTGGCGGACCAGCGCGGGCGCCGCGGCGCGGGTGCCGGTGAGCCAGGTGGTCAACCTGACCCGGTCGCTGAAGGCGTGCCAGGAGGCCGGCTTCATGGTGGTCGGGCTGGACGCCGACGGCGAAACCGATCTGTACGACCTGGAGGCCGCGGTCGGACCGCTGGTGGTGGTGGTCGGCTCGGAGGGGCGTGGGCTGTCGCGGCTGGTCGGGGCCACGTGTGATCTGCGGGTGAGCATTCCGATGATGTCCGAGGTCGAGTCGTTGAACGCCAGCGTGGCGGCTGCGGTGACGTTGGCTGAGGTGGCTCGGCGTCGGGCTGCCGTCTGA
- the cysS gene encoding cysteine--tRNA ligase: MTLRLYDTATRSVRDFVPRQPGKVGVYLCGLTLQGPPHIGHLRSGVNYDVLRRWLTYAGLDVTFIRNLTDIDDKLLVKCREQERPFWSIAYANEVILANTYRTLNVAPPTYEPRATGHIPEMHELIQALIDGGHAYPAGDDSGDVYFDVKSDPDYGFLSGQQLESVQAGTDEFERGKRDPRDFALWKGVKPEEPQDASWPSPWGRGRPGWHIECSAMCRRYLGAEFDIHGGGLDLVFPHHENELAQSRSAGLPFARYWVHHGLLNLGEAKMGKSLGNALDLAHVTALGVRPVELRYYLASPHYRSRIDYSDEALGEAAVAYRRLEGFVQRAVERVGPAELGAVPAAFAAAMDDDLNTSAALAALHEVLREGNNALAEGDDNAVRSTLVSVRTMLDLLGVDPLDPAWADHGQDGELRNVIDALVALALEQRAQARARKDWTAADGVRDQLRHAGVVVEDTPHGPRWTIGEQD; this comes from the coding sequence GTGACGCTACGCCTATACGACACCGCCACCCGATCGGTGCGGGACTTCGTCCCGCGGCAACCCGGCAAGGTGGGGGTCTATCTGTGTGGTCTCACCCTCCAGGGGCCGCCACACATCGGCCACCTTCGCTCCGGGGTCAACTACGACGTGCTGCGCCGCTGGCTGACGTACGCCGGTCTCGACGTGACCTTCATCCGGAACCTGACCGACATCGACGACAAGCTCCTGGTCAAGTGCCGGGAGCAGGAGCGCCCGTTCTGGTCGATCGCGTACGCCAACGAGGTCATCCTGGCGAATACGTACCGGACGTTGAACGTCGCGCCGCCGACGTACGAGCCGAGGGCGACCGGGCACATCCCGGAGATGCACGAGCTGATCCAGGCGCTGATCGACGGCGGGCACGCGTACCCGGCCGGGGACGACTCGGGCGACGTCTACTTCGACGTGAAGTCGGACCCCGACTACGGTTTCCTCTCCGGCCAGCAGCTGGAATCGGTGCAGGCCGGCACGGACGAGTTCGAACGCGGCAAGCGGGACCCCCGGGACTTCGCCCTGTGGAAGGGCGTGAAACCGGAAGAACCGCAGGATGCCTCCTGGCCATCGCCGTGGGGGCGGGGGCGGCCCGGCTGGCACATCGAGTGCTCGGCGATGTGCCGCCGTTACCTCGGTGCCGAGTTCGACATCCACGGCGGCGGCCTCGACCTGGTCTTCCCGCACCACGAGAACGAGCTCGCCCAGTCCCGCTCGGCCGGGCTGCCGTTCGCCCGGTACTGGGTGCACCACGGCCTGCTCAACCTCGGCGAGGCCAAGATGGGCAAGTCGCTCGGGAACGCGCTCGACCTGGCGCACGTCACCGCGCTCGGCGTACGCCCGGTGGAGTTGCGGTACTACCTGGCGTCGCCGCACTACCGGTCCCGGATCGACTACTCCGACGAGGCGCTCGGCGAGGCCGCGGTGGCGTACCGGCGGCTGGAGGGCTTCGTCCAGCGGGCGGTGGAGCGGGTCGGCCCGGCCGAGTTGGGTGCCGTACCGGCCGCCTTCGCCGCCGCCATGGACGACGACCTGAACACCTCGGCCGCCCTGGCGGCGCTGCACGAGGTGCTCCGCGAGGGCAACAACGCGCTGGCCGAAGGCGACGACAACGCCGTCCGCAGTACGCTGGTCTCGGTCCGCACGATGCTGGACCTGCTCGGCGTCGACCCCCTCGATCCGGCCTGGGCCGATCACGGGCAGGATGGCGAGCTGCGGAACGTCATCGACGCGCTGGTGGCGCTGGCGCTGGAACAGCGCGCGCAGGCCCGCGCCCGAAAGGACTGGACCGCCGCCGACGGGGTGCGCGACCAGCTCAGGCACGCTGGTGTCGTGGTCGAGGACACCCCCCATGGACCGCGTTGGACGATCGGAGAACAGGACTGA
- a CDS encoding IclR family transcriptional regulator has protein sequence MPVVEPTGHTGETAQTLDRGLRLLHLVADAPGGLTVTEAATRLGVGRAVVYRLVGALTQHGMVRRDAAGRLRLGVGVLHLARRAQPLLADAALPALRRLAEQAGATAHLTVVEGTEAVAVAVVEPSWTSFHVAYRTGYRHPLDRGAAGQAIIAGRAGQVEPVATTGELQPGAYGVAAPVLGVPGLEASVGVVALAPLDVPAVGAQVRAAAETIGRALA, from the coding sequence CTGCCTGTTGTGGAGCCGACGGGTCACACCGGTGAGACGGCGCAGACCCTGGACCGGGGCCTGCGGCTGCTGCACCTGGTCGCCGACGCACCGGGCGGGCTGACCGTGACCGAGGCGGCGACCCGGCTCGGGGTGGGTCGGGCGGTGGTCTACCGGCTGGTCGGCGCCCTCACCCAGCACGGCATGGTCCGGCGCGACGCCGCCGGTCGGCTGCGCCTCGGGGTCGGGGTGCTGCACCTGGCCCGGCGGGCCCAACCGCTGCTCGCCGACGCCGCCCTGCCGGCGCTGCGTCGGCTGGCCGAGCAGGCCGGTGCGACCGCCCACCTGACGGTGGTCGAGGGGACCGAGGCGGTAGCGGTCGCGGTGGTCGAGCCGAGCTGGACCTCGTTCCACGTCGCCTACCGGACCGGTTACCGGCATCCGTTGGACCGGGGCGCCGCCGGGCAGGCGATCATCGCCGGGCGCGCGGGGCAGGTCGAGCCGGTCGCCACCACCGGCGAGTTGCAACCCGGGGCGTACGGGGTGGCCGCGCCGGTGCTCGGCGTACCGGGGCTGGAGGCGAGCGTCGGGGTGGTGGCGCTCGCCCCGCTGGACGTACCCGCCGTCGGGGCGCAGGTACGCGCCGCCGCGGAGACGATCGGTCGGGCGCTGGCCTGA
- a CDS encoding class II fumarate hydratase, whose protein sequence is MEHVSTPVTTGYRVERDTMGEVEVPAEALWRAQTQRAVQNFPISGRGLEPAHIRALAQIKGAAAQVNAELGVVDADIAAAIATAAAHVADGGYDDQFPVDVFQTGSGTSSNMNANEVIATLATRELGRDVHPNDHVNASQSSNDVFPSSIHLAATQSVIQDLVPALRHLELTLRSKVEEFAAVVKAGRTHLMDATPVTLGQEFSGYATQVRYGADRIESVLPRLAELPLGGTAVGTGINTPAGFAPAVIAKLREQTGVPVTEAGNHFEAQGARDALVEASGQLRTIAVGLYKIANDIRWMGSGPRAGLRELQIPDLQPGSSIMPGKVNPVVCEAVRQVSAQVIGNDATVAFAGSQGDFELNVMLPVMGRNLLESIRLLAAVSRLLADRCVAGLVANAEVCLAYAEGSPSVVTPLNRYLGYDEAASIAKEALASESTIKAVVLARGHVDAGKLTEQELDQALDVLGMTHP, encoded by the coding sequence ATGGAACACGTGAGCACACCAGTGACGACGGGCTACCGGGTCGAGCGGGACACCATGGGCGAGGTCGAGGTGCCCGCCGAGGCGTTGTGGCGGGCCCAGACCCAGCGGGCGGTGCAGAACTTCCCCATCTCCGGGCGCGGGCTGGAGCCGGCGCACATCCGCGCCCTGGCCCAGATCAAGGGCGCGGCGGCGCAGGTGAACGCGGAGCTGGGCGTGGTCGACGCGGACATCGCGGCGGCGATCGCGACGGCGGCCGCGCACGTCGCCGACGGCGGCTACGACGACCAGTTCCCGGTGGACGTGTTCCAGACCGGTTCCGGAACCTCGTCGAACATGAACGCCAACGAGGTCATCGCCACCCTGGCCACCCGTGAGCTGGGCCGCGACGTGCACCCGAACGACCACGTGAACGCCTCCCAGTCCAGCAACGACGTCTTCCCGTCGTCGATCCACCTGGCGGCCACCCAGTCGGTGATCCAGGACCTGGTTCCGGCGCTGCGGCACCTCGAACTGACCCTGCGTTCCAAGGTGGAGGAGTTCGCGGCGGTGGTGAAGGCCGGCCGTACGCACCTGATGGACGCCACCCCGGTCACCCTCGGCCAGGAGTTCTCCGGCTACGCCACCCAGGTCCGATACGGCGCCGACCGGATCGAGTCGGTGCTGCCCCGGCTGGCCGAGCTGCCGCTGGGCGGGACGGCGGTCGGCACCGGGATCAACACCCCGGCCGGGTTCGCCCCGGCGGTGATCGCGAAGCTGCGCGAGCAGACCGGCGTACCGGTGACCGAGGCGGGCAACCACTTCGAGGCGCAGGGCGCGCGGGACGCGCTGGTCGAGGCGTCCGGCCAGCTCCGGACGATAGCGGTCGGCCTTTACAAGATCGCCAACGACATCCGTTGGATGGGCTCCGGCCCGCGTGCCGGCCTGCGCGAGTTGCAGATCCCCGACCTCCAGCCCGGCTCGTCGATCATGCCCGGCAAGGTCAACCCGGTGGTCTGCGAGGCGGTTCGCCAGGTCAGCGCCCAGGTGATCGGCAACGACGCCACCGTCGCCTTCGCCGGCTCACAGGGCGACTTCGAACTCAACGTGATGCTCCCGGTGATGGGCCGCAACCTGCTGGAGTCGATCCGCCTGCTGGCCGCCGTGAGCCGGTTGCTGGCCGACCGCTGCGTGGCCGGCCTGGTCGCGAACGCGGAGGTCTGCCTGGCGTACGCGGAGGGCTCGCCTTCCGTGGTCACCCCGCTCAACCGCTACCTCGGGTACGACGAGGCGGCCTCGATCGCCAAGGAGGCCCTGGCCAGCGAGTCGACGATCAAGGCGGTGGTGCTCGCCCGAGGGCACGTCGACGCGGGCAAGCTCACCGAGCAGGAACTCGACCAGGCCCTCGACGTGCTCGGGATGACCCACCCCTGA